The following proteins are co-located in the Nerophis ophidion isolate RoL-2023_Sa linkage group LG04, RoL_Noph_v1.0, whole genome shotgun sequence genome:
- the cchcr1 gene encoding coiled-coil alpha-helical rod protein 1 isoform X2 translates to MMDGYNTGNEKLIRPTDFTSPAISKKLQDDLVPPSYFASSVQATRPPAMDHISDTPQCVSWMNLTVPPALPNDPWRVFTQSQQDVSTLSKENQCTRVLRGHNTGGDTPKDNPSDLRTRSTERGEQRSRWEIEWCLEAERHKTEAERLTEQMEALKEAEQRYREEMRVKDNANSRQSYDLETMHQEISKLRTEHSQMKEELMHCRAQKETISSKLQRLQRESDEELVKLRKEREAKGEMSRQQEAENQSFRLSQQVQQMQEEEMRLLRESTNVELEAAHKLNIELQSKFQTLNQEALQLKSSLTMVSAERDELQEQLRQTIQANETLSETLHSLRNYFGQPVNDKGELEDVERLTKENSALQRTAELLTVRFNSMSEIVSLQENKMLKEASKDPLVTKRPDGLHALHLWRNKVFKLSVQLRLKDVELRRERDQHSSQLKFMELQLQEEQHHTTLLRRNLDAKIAELDQEKVEKETLRQNLAQACKDIQQLKECLLSKEAEIKSTTKAVHRFSLAFHHHMAKVDAAQAKLNTLGQRLNFARGRVETVQALFMRRVALHKVQQASKPTEQAAESIRHLQTELRFVCNENSKLRHELKRTPELIEKALADMKEQYENKLGQKQQELEQICVEVQHVMSGREEVQQNLQEVLDQLQDSKMKQEKLQCELLSQKEHSEQVLEARILEIESCCAEKLSEMEVQVNTAKREHTKAVLHFSSCRLFPYGCGLKTKHECDEGLQSL, encoded by the exons AAAAACTCCAGGATGACTTGGTGCCTCCATCATATTTTGCATCAAGTGTCCAGGCTACTAGACCACCTGCAATGGATCACATCTCAGACACACCACAGTGTGTCtcttggatgaacttgactgtccCACCAGCTTTACCGAACGATCCATGGCGTGTTTTCACTCAGAGTCAACAAGACGTATCAACGCTGAGTAAAGAAAATCAGTGCACCAGGGTGCTGCGAGGACACAACACAGGAGGGGACACTCCAAAGGATAACCCGTCAGATTTGAGAACAAG ATCCACCGAGAGAGGCGAGCAGCGGTCCAGATGGGAAATAGAGTGGTGTCTGGAGGCTGAAAGGCACAAAACAGAGGCTGAGCGGTTGACAGAGCAGATGGAGGCCCTGAAGGAGGCTGAGCAGAGATATCGGGAAGAGATGAGAGTAAAAGACAATGCCAACAGCAG GCAGAGTTACGATTTGGAGACAATGCATCAAGAAATAAGCAAGTTGAGGACTGAACACAGCCAAATGAAAGAAGAGCTCATGCACTGTCGTGCACAGAAGGAGACAATAAGCTCAAAG CTACAAAGACTTCAGAGGGAGTCTGATGAGGAACTTGTGAAGCTGAGAAAGGAGAGGGAAGCTAAAGGAGAGATGAGCAGGCAGCAGGAGGCAGAAAACCAGTCATTTAGATTGTCACAGCAAGTGCAACAAATGCAAGAGGAAGAG ATGAGACTCTTGCGCGAGTCGACCAATGTGGAGTTAGAAGCGGCCCACAAATTAAACATTGAACTGCAGAGCAAATTTCAGACTCTGAACCAGGAGGCGctgcagctgaaaagcagtctgaCAATGGTGTCTGCGGAGAGAGATGAGCTACAGGAACAACTAAG ACAAACCATACAAGCCAATGAGACACTATCGGAAACTTTGCACAGCCTTCGGAATTACTTTGGCCAGCCGGTCAATGACAAAGGAGAGTTGGAAGATGTTGAG aggCTGACCAAAGAGAATTCAGCATTACAAAGAACCGCAGAGCTTTTGACTGTCAGATTTAACTCCATGAGTGAGATTGTCTCCCTCCAAGAAAATAAGATGCTGAAGGAG GCCTCAAAAGACCCGCTGGTGACAAAACGACCTGATGGCCTCCATGCACTTCACCTGTGGAGGAACAAGGTGTTCAAACTGAGCGTCCAGCTCCGCTTGAAGGATGTGGAGCTGCGACGCGAGAGGGACCAGCATTCCTCACAG CTCAAATTCATGGAGCTACAGCTTCAGGAGGAGCAGCATCACACAACTCTCCTCCGGCGTAATCTGGACGCCAAGATAGCTGAGCTGGACCAGGAGAAAGTGGAAAAGGAG ACTTTGCGACAGAACTTGGCACAGGCTTGCAAAGATATTCAACAGCTGAAAGAATGTCTTCTAAGCAAAGAGGCGGAAATTAAAAGCACAACAAAGGCTGTGCACAG GTTTAGTCTTGCATTTCATCATCACATGGCAAAAGTGGATGCCGCACAAGCAAAACTCAACACCCTTGGTCAGAGGTTGAATTTCGCCAGAGGCCGAGTAGAGACAGTCCAAG CTTTGTTCATGAGGAGAGTTGCTCTGCACAAAGTCCAGCAGGCCAGTAAACCGACGGAACAGGCTGCTGAGAG CATTAGACATCTGCAGACAGAACTTCGTTTCGTGTGCAACGAGAACAGCAAACTCAGGCATGAGCTCAAAAGAACCCCAGAATTGATTGAAAAGGCATTGGCCGACATGAAAGAACAGT ATGAGAACAAGCTGGGACAGAAGCAGCAGGAGCTAGAGCAGATCTGCGTGGAGGTCCAGCATGTCATGTCTGGCAGAGAGGAGGTCCAGCAGAATCTGCAGGAAGTCTTAGACCAGTTACAGGACAGCAAGATGAAGCAGGAGAAACTCCAGTGTGAACTGCTCAGCCAGAAGGAGCACAGCGAACAAG TCCTGGAGGCACGGATATTAGAGATCGAGAGCTGCTGTGCTGAAAAGCTGAGCGAGATGGAGGTCCAAGTCAATACGGCTAAGAGAGAGCACACCAAAGCAG TCCTGCACTTTAGTTCCTGCCGGCTGTTTCCGTACGGATGTGGATTGAAAACAAAACATGAGTGTGACGAAGGACTACAGTCCCTTTGA
- the cchcr1 gene encoding coiled-coil alpha-helical rod protein 1 isoform X1, whose product MMDGYNTGNEKLIRPTDFTSPAISKKLQDDLVPPSYFASSVQATRPPAMDHISDTPQCVSWMNLTVPPALPNDPWRVFTQSQQDVSTLSKENQCTRVLRGHNTGGDTPKDNPSDLRTRSTERGEQRSRWEIEWCLEAERHKTEAERLTEQMEALKEAEQRYREEMRVKDNANSRQSYDLETMHQEISKLRTEHSQMKEELMHCRAQKETISSKLQRLQRESDEELVKLRKEREAKGEMSRQQEAENQSFRLSQQVQQMQEEEMRLLRESTNVELEAAHKLNIELQSKFQTLNQEALQLKSSLTMVSAERDELQEQLRQTIQANETLSETLHSLRNYFGQPVNDKGELEDVERLTKENSALQRTAELLTVRFNSMSEIVSLQENKMLKEASKDPLVTKRPDGLHALHLWRNKVFKLSVQLRLKDVELRRERDQHSSQLKFMELQLQEEQHHTTLLRRNLDAKIAELDQEKVEKETLRQNLAQACKDIQQLKECLLSKEAEIKSTTKAVHRFSLAFHHHMAKVDAAQAKLNTLGQRLNFARGRVETVQALFMRRVALHKVQQASKPTEQAAESIRHLQTELRFVCNENSKLRHELKRTPELIEKALADMKEQYENKLGQKQQELEQICVEVQHVMSGREEVQQNLQEVLDQLQDSKMKQEKLQCELLSQKEHSEQVLEARILEIESCCAEKLSEMEVQVNTAKREHTKAVKTLAQFEVLSRERETEAIERHRRQLQAVVAESAPSTNDHKACTSALQNVAGTLSDKSGFTTGEQEVSFRSLLNDLRVLSAAVLNSSEDFEEEEHS is encoded by the exons AAAAACTCCAGGATGACTTGGTGCCTCCATCATATTTTGCATCAAGTGTCCAGGCTACTAGACCACCTGCAATGGATCACATCTCAGACACACCACAGTGTGTCtcttggatgaacttgactgtccCACCAGCTTTACCGAACGATCCATGGCGTGTTTTCACTCAGAGTCAACAAGACGTATCAACGCTGAGTAAAGAAAATCAGTGCACCAGGGTGCTGCGAGGACACAACACAGGAGGGGACACTCCAAAGGATAACCCGTCAGATTTGAGAACAAG ATCCACCGAGAGAGGCGAGCAGCGGTCCAGATGGGAAATAGAGTGGTGTCTGGAGGCTGAAAGGCACAAAACAGAGGCTGAGCGGTTGACAGAGCAGATGGAGGCCCTGAAGGAGGCTGAGCAGAGATATCGGGAAGAGATGAGAGTAAAAGACAATGCCAACAGCAG GCAGAGTTACGATTTGGAGACAATGCATCAAGAAATAAGCAAGTTGAGGACTGAACACAGCCAAATGAAAGAAGAGCTCATGCACTGTCGTGCACAGAAGGAGACAATAAGCTCAAAG CTACAAAGACTTCAGAGGGAGTCTGATGAGGAACTTGTGAAGCTGAGAAAGGAGAGGGAAGCTAAAGGAGAGATGAGCAGGCAGCAGGAGGCAGAAAACCAGTCATTTAGATTGTCACAGCAAGTGCAACAAATGCAAGAGGAAGAG ATGAGACTCTTGCGCGAGTCGACCAATGTGGAGTTAGAAGCGGCCCACAAATTAAACATTGAACTGCAGAGCAAATTTCAGACTCTGAACCAGGAGGCGctgcagctgaaaagcagtctgaCAATGGTGTCTGCGGAGAGAGATGAGCTACAGGAACAACTAAG ACAAACCATACAAGCCAATGAGACACTATCGGAAACTTTGCACAGCCTTCGGAATTACTTTGGCCAGCCGGTCAATGACAAAGGAGAGTTGGAAGATGTTGAG aggCTGACCAAAGAGAATTCAGCATTACAAAGAACCGCAGAGCTTTTGACTGTCAGATTTAACTCCATGAGTGAGATTGTCTCCCTCCAAGAAAATAAGATGCTGAAGGAG GCCTCAAAAGACCCGCTGGTGACAAAACGACCTGATGGCCTCCATGCACTTCACCTGTGGAGGAACAAGGTGTTCAAACTGAGCGTCCAGCTCCGCTTGAAGGATGTGGAGCTGCGACGCGAGAGGGACCAGCATTCCTCACAG CTCAAATTCATGGAGCTACAGCTTCAGGAGGAGCAGCATCACACAACTCTCCTCCGGCGTAATCTGGACGCCAAGATAGCTGAGCTGGACCAGGAGAAAGTGGAAAAGGAG ACTTTGCGACAGAACTTGGCACAGGCTTGCAAAGATATTCAACAGCTGAAAGAATGTCTTCTAAGCAAAGAGGCGGAAATTAAAAGCACAACAAAGGCTGTGCACAG GTTTAGTCTTGCATTTCATCATCACATGGCAAAAGTGGATGCCGCACAAGCAAAACTCAACACCCTTGGTCAGAGGTTGAATTTCGCCAGAGGCCGAGTAGAGACAGTCCAAG CTTTGTTCATGAGGAGAGTTGCTCTGCACAAAGTCCAGCAGGCCAGTAAACCGACGGAACAGGCTGCTGAGAG CATTAGACATCTGCAGACAGAACTTCGTTTCGTGTGCAACGAGAACAGCAAACTCAGGCATGAGCTCAAAAGAACCCCAGAATTGATTGAAAAGGCATTGGCCGACATGAAAGAACAGT ATGAGAACAAGCTGGGACAGAAGCAGCAGGAGCTAGAGCAGATCTGCGTGGAGGTCCAGCATGTCATGTCTGGCAGAGAGGAGGTCCAGCAGAATCTGCAGGAAGTCTTAGACCAGTTACAGGACAGCAAGATGAAGCAGGAGAAACTCCAGTGTGAACTGCTCAGCCAGAAGGAGCACAGCGAACAAG TCCTGGAGGCACGGATATTAGAGATCGAGAGCTGCTGTGCTGAAAAGCTGAGCGAGATGGAGGTCCAAGTCAATACGGCTAAGAGAGAGCACACCAAAGCAG TTAAGACTTTAGCGCAGTTTGAGGTACTGTCGAGGGAAAGGGAAACCGAAGCGATCGAGCGGCACAGACGCCAACTGCAG GCTGTAGTGGCGGAGAGCGCGCCGAGCACTAACGATCACAAAGCTTGCACCTCAGCTCTGCAAAATGTTGCAGGAACTCTTTCAGACAAGAGTGGCTTTACAACTGGAGAACAAGAGG TGAGTTTCCGTTCTCTTTTGAATGATCTCCGCGTGCTCAGTGCTGCGGTGCTAAACAGCTCAGAAGACTttgaagaggaggaacacagctgA